Proteins encoded in a region of the Streptomyces sp. PCS3-D2 genome:
- a CDS encoding phosphocholine-specific phospholipase C produces MAELDRRRFLQIAGGTAAFAMLNDSIARAAAIPAQGTTGTIQDIEHIVVLMQENRSFDHYFGAMKGVRGFGDPRPVLQDNGTSVFHQPNGTKDVLPFHPQVEDLGMQFLTGLNHDWAGGQYAYNKGKYNQWIPAKTATTMSYMTRNDIPFHYALADAFTVCDAYHCSVIGATDPNRYYLWSGHTGNDGKGGGPVLGNQEAGYGWTTYPERLEAAGISWKIYQDIGDGLDAAGSWGWINDAFRGNYGDNSLLYFDSYRSARPGSPLYEKARTGTDVKAGEGYFDRLRADVVNGTLPQVSWIAAPEAFSEHSNWPTNFGAWYISQVLDALTANPAVWAKTALFLTYDENDGFFDHVVPPYPPASAAWGLSTADVSKDLYPGGGGYTAGPYGLGPRVPMIVVSPWSKGGYVCSETFDHTSVIRFMEKRFGVQEPNISPWRRAVCGDLTSAFDFTRADTAPAALPSTAAYIPADRDRHPSYHPTPPATGTLPPQEAGSKPTRALGYVPYVDGARTVSTGKFTLTFASGPTLGAHFHSTSGHRTDGPWPYTVEAGRTLSDTWSTSTSSGNRIDLTVWGPNGFLRTFKGPAKKAGPEVTARHVSATGDLALTMTNSGTAAVNLTVANAYGGAAQTFRIAAGGTVTHTVNLGATGRWYDVEVVSDLDTTFLRRFAGHVETGEPGISDPAIRTA; encoded by the coding sequence ATGGCAGAACTCGACCGCCGCAGGTTCCTGCAGATAGCCGGTGGCACCGCCGCCTTCGCGATGCTGAACGACAGCATCGCGCGGGCCGCCGCCATCCCGGCGCAGGGCACCACCGGAACGATCCAGGACATCGAGCACATCGTCGTCCTCATGCAGGAGAACCGGTCCTTCGACCACTACTTCGGCGCGATGAAGGGGGTCCGCGGTTTCGGCGACCCGCGGCCGGTGCTCCAGGACAACGGCACGTCGGTCTTCCACCAGCCGAACGGGACCAAGGACGTCCTGCCGTTCCACCCGCAGGTGGAAGACCTCGGCATGCAGTTCCTGACCGGCCTGAACCACGACTGGGCCGGCGGCCAGTACGCCTACAACAAGGGCAAGTACAACCAGTGGATCCCGGCCAAGACGGCCACGACCATGTCGTACATGACCCGGAACGACATCCCGTTCCACTACGCCCTCGCCGACGCCTTCACGGTGTGCGACGCCTACCACTGCTCCGTCATCGGCGCCACGGACCCCAACCGCTACTACCTCTGGTCGGGTCACACGGGCAACGACGGCAAGGGCGGCGGCCCGGTCCTCGGCAACCAGGAGGCCGGCTACGGCTGGACCACCTACCCCGAGCGCCTGGAGGCGGCCGGGATCTCCTGGAAGATCTACCAGGACATCGGCGACGGCCTGGACGCCGCCGGCTCCTGGGGCTGGATCAACGACGCCTTCCGCGGGAACTACGGCGACAACTCGCTGCTGTACTTCGACAGTTACCGCAGTGCCCGGCCCGGCAGCCCCCTGTACGAGAAGGCCCGCACCGGCACCGACGTCAAGGCGGGCGAGGGCTACTTCGACCGACTGCGTGCCGACGTGGTGAACGGCACCCTGCCGCAGGTGTCCTGGATCGCCGCCCCCGAGGCGTTCAGCGAACACTCCAACTGGCCGACGAACTTCGGCGCCTGGTACATCTCGCAGGTCCTGGACGCGCTCACGGCGAACCCGGCGGTGTGGGCGAAGACCGCCCTGTTCCTCACCTACGACGAGAACGACGGCTTCTTCGACCACGTCGTCCCGCCCTACCCGCCGGCCTCCGCCGCCTGGGGCCTGTCCACCGCCGACGTGTCGAAGGACCTCTACCCGGGCGGCGGTGGTTACACGGCCGGCCCGTACGGGCTCGGCCCGCGCGTCCCGATGATCGTGGTCTCCCCCTGGAGCAAGGGCGGCTACGTCTGCTCCGAGACCTTCGACCACACCTCGGTGATCCGTTTCATGGAGAAGCGCTTCGGGGTGCAGGAGCCGAACATCTCCCCGTGGCGCCGCGCCGTCTGCGGCGACCTGACCTCGGCCTTCGACTTCACCCGGGCCGACACCGCCCCCGCCGCGCTACCGTCCACGGCCGCGTACATCCCGGCGGACCGGGACCGGCACCCCTCCTACCACCCGACGCCCCCCGCCACCGGCACCCTGCCGCCGCAGGAGGCAGGGTCCAAGCCCACCCGCGCGCTCGGCTACGTCCCGTACGTGGACGGCGCCCGCACCGTCTCCACCGGCAAGTTCACCCTGACCTTCGCCTCCGGACCGACCCTCGGCGCCCACTTCCACAGCACCTCGGGCCATCGCACGGACGGCCCCTGGCCCTACACGGTGGAGGCCGGCAGGACGCTCTCGGACACCTGGTCCACCAGCACTTCCAGCGGCAACCGGATCGACCTGACGGTATGGGGCCCCAACGGTTTCCTGCGCACCTTCAAGGGCCCCGCGAAGAAGGCCGGGCCCGAGGTCACGGCCCGCCATGTGAGCGCCACCGGCGACCTGGCGCTGACGATGACCAACTCCGGCACGGCCGCGGTCAACCTCACCGTGGCCAACGCCTACGGCGGGGCGGCCCAGACCTTCCGGATCGCGGCCGGCGGCACGGTCACCCACACCGTGAACCTCGGTGCGACCGGCCGCTGGTACGACGTCGAGGTCGTCTCCGACCTCGACACCACCTTCCTGCGGCGCTTCGCCGGGCACGTGGAGACCGGCGAACCCGGCATCTCCGACCCGGCGATCAGGACCGCCTGA